In one Candidatus Poribacteria bacterium genomic region, the following are encoded:
- a CDS encoding enoyl-CoA hydratase/isomerase family protein: MSILKTTSAKPIISNADASLIDIGDGIVRLELHSKLNIIEDGTLEMFEAALDEVEANYAGMIVATEAKNFSVGLNLILLLERAKNQDWDAISATVRKLQHVCTRLRSVSKPVVAATKGMALGGGCELAFGADAVQAFTESSIGLVELRVGLIPVGGGTKEMALRCLEGVTLPAPVQTLFPYVNKAFDTLRDSKVSQNAAEAVELGYLRQTDSISSNQETHLDDAKQLVLSMHEAGYHQPEPPEMFVLGEEGITRLHLQTHLLRQADAIDDYTQHLANRLAYVLCGGKLSAPQFVAEQYMLDLEREVFLSLCGEQGTHARIEATLQRGRK; encoded by the coding sequence ATGTCAATATTAAAAACAACAAGTGCTAAACCTATCATTTCCAATGCAGATGCTAGCCTAATAGACATTGGCGACGGCATTGTCCGACTTGAACTGCATAGCAAGTTGAACATCATTGAAGATGGAACGCTGGAGATGTTTGAGGCAGCATTGGACGAGGTAGAAGCCAATTACGCAGGTATGATTGTCGCCACAGAAGCGAAAAACTTTTCGGTCGGACTCAACCTTATCCTTCTGCTGGAGCGTGCTAAGAACCAAGATTGGGACGCAATTTCGGCAACAGTCCGCAAACTCCAGCACGTTTGTACGAGACTTCGGAGTGTATCAAAACCTGTTGTGGCAGCGACAAAGGGCATGGCACTCGGTGGCGGGTGTGAACTCGCGTTCGGTGCTGATGCCGTGCAAGCCTTCACGGAAAGTTCCATCGGACTCGTTGAACTCCGCGTTGGACTGATCCCCGTTGGTGGTGGTACGAAGGAGATGGCACTTCGCTGTCTGGAGGGTGTAACCCTTCCCGCACCCGTCCAAACGCTATTTCCTTATGTCAATAAGGCTTTTGACACACTCCGAGACTCGAAGGTCTCTCAGAACGCAGCAGAGGCAGTCGAACTCGGTTATCTCCGACAGACGGATTCGATCTCGTCAAATCAAGAGACGCATCTTGACGATGCCAAGCAACTTGTCCTCTCAATGCACGAAGCGGGTTACCATCAACCCGAACCTCCAGAGATGTTTGTACTCGGTGAGGAAGGGATTACGCGACTTCATCTACAGACGCATCTACTTCGACAAGCGGATGCTATTGATGACTATACGCAGCACCTCGCTAATAGATTAGCGTATGTCCTCTGTGGGGGCAAACTTTCAGCCCCACAGTTTGTTGCCGAACAGTATATGCTTGACTTGGAACGCGAGGTATTTCTCAGTCTTTGTGGCGAACAAGGGACGCACGCCAGAATAGAGGCAACGCTCCAGAGAGGAAGAAAATGA
- a CDS encoding lactonase family protein, whose translation MQTHVYLSIAGENRIAIYTFDVSNGSIELQENIGVSGSPGPLALSPCGNYLYAGLRSSREIASFRIDEGTRHLSHLRTVQLDADTCYIATDKTGNFLLSAYYGAGKVTVHAIGDDKTVQGEPLQTVETDIHAHCIETDASNRYAFVPHTVPRNAIYQFHFDEETGTLAQNPVGNLNPGAPVGPRHFCFHPSKPILYFSNEQGSSVSAYTLQEGEHPGILMDLQEDLSTLPADFEADNTCAQIHIDPQGTFLYVSNRGHDSIAEFTIDAESGKLSAVGHQHTEPTPRVFNIDGTGNFLFVGGQGSGRLATYRIDRDTGKLSPLANYAVGENPMWVLFI comes from the coding sequence ATGCAAACGCACGTCTATCTCTCTATAGCAGGAGAAAACAGAATCGCTATCTATACATTCGATGTCTCTAATGGTAGTATTGAATTACAGGAAAATATTGGTGTTAGTGGCTCTCCGGGTCCCTTAGCACTCTCGCCGTGTGGCAACTACTTATACGCCGGGCTTCGATCGAGTCGAGAAATCGCAAGTTTCCGTATTGATGAAGGGACGAGACATCTTTCACACTTGCGGACAGTCCAACTTGATGCCGATACGTGTTATATTGCAACGGACAAAACGGGGAATTTCCTATTATCTGCCTATTACGGTGCAGGCAAAGTTACCGTTCATGCAATCGGCGACGATAAAACTGTCCAAGGCGAACCGCTTCAGACCGTTGAGACCGATATACACGCGCACTGCATTGAGACAGATGCCTCAAACCGGTATGCCTTTGTCCCGCATACTGTCCCTCGCAATGCTATCTATCAGTTTCATTTCGACGAGGAGACAGGCACGCTCGCCCAAAATCCGGTTGGGAATCTCAATCCGGGTGCGCCGGTTGGACCACGACATTTCTGCTTTCATCCGAGCAAGCCAATCCTCTATTTCTCAAACGAGCAGGGATCCAGTGTCTCAGCGTATACGCTTCAAGAAGGGGAGCATCCAGGAATCTTGATGGATTTACAAGAAGACCTTTCTACTCTCCCCGCAGATTTTGAGGCAGATAACACCTGCGCCCAAATCCACATTGATCCGCAGGGGACGTTTCTCTATGTCTCCAACCGCGGGCATGACAGCATCGCAGAATTCACAATTGATGCAGAGAGCGGCAAATTAAGTGCTGTCGGTCATCAACACACTGAACCGACGCCGCGCGTTTTCAATATTGACGGAACAGGCAATTTCCTGTTTGTCGGTGGACAAGGCTCTGGCAGACTCGCCACCTATCGCATTGATCGAGACACCGGCAAATTATCGCCACTTGCAAACTACGCAGTTGGTGAAAATCCGATGTGGGTGCTTTTTATCTAA
- a CDS encoding cupin domain-containing protein, producing MSQQKPIILNQSELDWETWDDPDLAAKSPIRWKILISGERGPSGRLSTGIAEMAPGTLLPLHYHEPEETYYVISGSGYVTVEDCEASLSAGASVFIPANAKHSLRCTGTENLIFLFTFAADRFDEIVYHFDVD from the coding sequence ATGAGTCAACAGAAACCGATTATCCTCAACCAATCAGAACTTGATTGGGAAACTTGGGACGATCCAGACCTCGCTGCCAAGAGTCCGATCCGTTGGAAAATCCTTATATCCGGTGAACGCGGACCGAGTGGTCGGCTGTCTACTGGCATAGCAGAGATGGCTCCCGGAACCCTACTTCCCCTTCATTATCATGAACCCGAAGAGACGTATTATGTTATCAGCGGTTCCGGGTATGTAACAGTAGAGGATTGTGAGGCATCGCTCAGTGCGGGGGCATCCGTTTTCATACCCGCTAATGCCAAGCATTCGCTCCGTTGCACCGGGACCGAGAATCTAATTTTTTTATTCACGTTCGCAGCCGACCGCTTCGATGAAATCGTCTATCATTTCGATGTAGATTAG
- a CDS encoding PD-(D/E)XK nuclease family protein, which translates to MEGPGGLSPLFFHTSNRFPSFIEQMPGIENILKTRIQSNRAHTFVVVVPTDSARLHRQRELVGYHPNQAVANLRVYTLGNFIQRLYNQVRPARLNISQGVQNLWLHEIANPQSVNPNSHRYDTFRPSQNIPVPDSTLSLIADTINRLKEYGENALNIGDGESQNPTEDDFFRICNDYETKLGDRWIDEQGKRLHLANANNFDSLMIGAFPSINLVVVEGFTALSKADIKILTHIAKIPQIEMWFRTDWLEGNEGLYKNITDLVSQFRTASAYIDPNYERDTDQHPHFAENLFRADATSTHLNHNADDPPQITVLKPADRSEEVEEIARGIQKHVSDDDCKLSEVCVACYNIGLYQDRIAEIFPAYGIPYSLRESTPLTKSEVAKSIFSRLSSDRTPLNDTYFSTVKPVSDTHRFHPSKFQEYVDHLLKKGEVLQRILNPMFGRSPEVVEAEVEAYRQFNRIVKNLCSVLMSEGVGSDFLGNYIQKLHHIAKHTSYQNRVITKAETVKITRLSELRSLEFNTVFLCDFVEGNFPENYSPDPLLPSHPYRTEEEHLYNNRFMFYGVLKSFQKRLYLLVPQREREAELIPSPFLEQLKAVAKIKEVEEVDDSMQGSIPSFLSTYGKHVWAADTPLDGIFPKRLEHMRPLIKHVVEVEKSREEIHDLLDYEGVLTAGSLSTQSGDRLRKRRQWTYSITDLETYAKCPFQYLASEVLKLGSEDEEETEGLSALEMGELAHNILAEFYDQRREQPAISQCDEAGFEAAKRQLSDVIDKGIGDPTSEDLFREVDKTLLKVRLNQWLAVERQCDVTTAPRYFEVSVGRRKGITDSVLSRVEPICIGDVPLNAKIDRIDIGEGVFNVIDYKTGSLTPGIKDILEGRALQLPIYLEIVRQLLGNGYESAAGLYHKVRLNDCKIQLGIGKESARGETYVLSRRTQQMLSDEEFDRVITRVNGYLGQYVNEISDGNFPLITRVKTFSPTDADSVVETDEYGFVDSEEHGDKPLTPRNKTQPCNYCAYKRVCRVGAVSEDNQSND; encoded by the coding sequence ATGGAAGGTCCAGGAGGGCTTTCCCCTCTATTCTTCCATACTTCCAATCGCTTTCCTTCATTTATTGAACAGATGCCAGGTATTGAAAATATCCTTAAAACCCGCATTCAGAGTAATAGAGCACACACCTTTGTCGTTGTTGTGCCGACCGATTCCGCACGTTTGCATCGCCAACGCGAATTGGTTGGTTATCATCCCAACCAAGCGGTTGCCAACTTGCGGGTCTATACACTCGGAAATTTCATTCAAAGGCTATATAACCAGGTCCGTCCAGCAAGACTGAACATCTCCCAAGGAGTCCAAAACCTCTGGCTGCATGAAATAGCAAATCCTCAATCGGTCAACCCTAATTCCCACCGTTATGATACCTTCCGACCCAGCCAAAACATTCCTGTGCCGGACAGCACGCTCTCTCTCATCGCAGACACAATTAACCGCCTTAAGGAATATGGAGAGAACGCGCTAAATATTGGAGATGGCGAATCACAAAATCCAACCGAAGATGACTTCTTTCGCATCTGTAACGATTATGAAACCAAACTCGGAGACCGTTGGATAGATGAACAAGGCAAGCGTCTGCACCTTGCTAACGCTAACAACTTTGATTCACTTATGATCGGGGCATTTCCAAGCATCAATCTTGTTGTTGTTGAAGGATTTACCGCCCTTTCTAAAGCCGACATCAAAATCTTGACTCACATTGCCAAGATACCCCAGATAGAAATGTGGTTCCGTACCGACTGGCTTGAAGGAAATGAGGGTTTATATAAAAACATCACCGATCTCGTCTCGCAATTTAGGACCGCAAGCGCCTACATTGATCCGAACTATGAACGCGATACCGATCAACATCCGCATTTCGCCGAGAACCTCTTTCGTGCCGATGCTACGTCCACGCATCTGAACCATAATGCTGATGACCCACCTCAGATTACAGTCCTGAAACCCGCTGACCGCTCCGAAGAGGTTGAGGAAATTGCACGCGGTATCCAAAAACACGTCTCAGACGACGACTGCAAGTTGAGTGAGGTCTGCGTTGCCTGCTACAATATAGGGTTGTACCAAGACCGTATCGCTGAGATTTTCCCTGCTTATGGGATCCCCTATTCGCTTAGGGAAAGCACGCCGCTGACAAAGTCAGAGGTTGCCAAATCAATCTTTTCTCGCCTTTCGTCAGATCGTACGCCACTAAACGATACTTATTTTTCTACGGTAAAGCCTGTATCCGACACACACCGGTTTCACCCAAGTAAGTTTCAGGAGTATGTTGATCACTTACTCAAAAAGGGAGAGGTCCTCCAGCGTATTCTAAACCCGATGTTCGGAAGAAGCCCGGAAGTTGTTGAAGCCGAAGTTGAGGCATATCGCCAATTCAATAGGATTGTTAAGAACCTCTGCAGCGTTTTAATGTCGGAAGGCGTTGGGTCTGATTTCCTTGGTAATTATATCCAGAAACTCCATCACATTGCAAAGCACACAAGCTATCAAAACAGAGTAATAACAAAGGCAGAAACCGTCAAAATTACTCGACTCAGTGAACTGAGAAGTTTGGAGTTTAACACGGTCTTTTTATGTGATTTTGTAGAGGGCAATTTTCCAGAGAATTATAGTCCGGACCCACTGCTTCCAAGTCACCCGTATCGGACTGAAGAAGAGCATCTGTACAATAATCGGTTTATGTTCTATGGGGTCCTCAAATCTTTTCAAAAGCGATTATATCTCCTTGTCCCACAACGTGAGCGTGAAGCCGAACTCATCCCTTCACCATTCCTTGAGCAATTGAAGGCAGTTGCTAAGATTAAGGAGGTTGAAGAAGTCGATGATTCCATGCAAGGCAGTATCCCCAGTTTCCTCAGCACCTACGGCAAGCACGTATGGGCAGCAGATACGCCCCTTGATGGGATATTCCCCAAGCGTTTAGAACACATGCGCCCCCTAATAAAGCATGTTGTTGAAGTCGAAAAAAGTCGAGAGGAGATACATGACCTTTTGGATTATGAAGGGGTGTTGACAGCAGGTTCGCTTTCTACCCAAAGCGGAGATCGTTTAAGAAAACGGAGACAGTGGACCTATTCCATCACAGATTTGGAAACTTACGCTAAATGTCCATTTCAGTATCTTGCATCTGAAGTTTTAAAACTCGGTAGCGAAGATGAAGAAGAAACTGAAGGCTTATCTGCCTTGGAAATGGGCGAGTTAGCTCACAACATTCTCGCTGAATTCTATGACCAGCGTCGAGAACAACCGGCTATTAGTCAGTGTGACGAAGCAGGCTTTGAAGCAGCAAAACGGCAGTTATCTGATGTCATAGATAAGGGGATCGGGGATCCTACATCCGAAGATCTATTTCGGGAGGTAGACAAAACACTCTTAAAAGTTAGGTTGAACCAATGGCTTGCAGTGGAACGACAATGCGATGTAACCACTGCCCCGCGCTATTTTGAGGTCAGCGTTGGCCGTCGGAAAGGCATAACCGATTCAGTCCTTAGCCGGGTCGAACCTATCTGTATCGGTGATGTGCCTCTCAATGCCAAAATTGACCGTATTGATATAGGAGAAGGTGTTTTTAATGTTATTGATTATAAAACCGGAAGTTTAACACCTGGAATCAAAGATATTCTTGAGGGACGAGCTCTCCAATTGCCTATCTATCTTGAAATTGTGAGGCAACTACTAGGGAATGGATACGAATCGGCAGCAGGCTTGTATCATAAAGTCAGGTTGAACGACTGCAAAATTCAACTCGGTATTGGAAAGGAATCTGCCAGAGGAGAGACATACGTGTTATCCCGAAGAACACAGCAGATGTTATCCGACGAGGAATTTGATAGGGTAATCACCCGCGTGAATGGTTATCTTGGACAATATGTTAACGAAATAAGCGACGGCAACTTCCCACTCATTACCCGCGTCAAAACCTTTTCACCGACCGACGCAGACAGCGTTGTAGAGACTGATGAATACGGGTTTGTGGATTCTGAAGAGCATGGTGATAAGCCATTGACCCCCCGTAACAAAACGCAGCCCTGTAACTATTGCGCCTATAAGCGGGTTTGCCGTGTCGGCGCAGTTTCTGAAGATAACCAATCGAACGACTAA
- a CDS encoding thiolase family protein, whose protein sequence is MPNAVIVSAVRTAVGKAGRGALKNTRPDELAAAALRGTVERLPQLDLEAVDDVIIGCATHEGPQGYNLARIASLRAGFPVSVPAITINRFCASGLETITMGAEQILSGRAEVVIAGGVESMSQVPFGVNLSPNPALIEHAPDAYLSMGLTAENLARKYSISRDAQDAYAYQSHRKAIAAIDSGKFQKEIVPLKIEETHFNSAETPETVRTVFDIDEGPRRDTSSEALASLKPVFHKDGTVTAGNASQMSDAAAAVVLMSEARAKAEGYEPLVRFVSYATAGVPPEIMGIGPVPAIPKALTSAGLTLADIDIIELNEAFAVQALSVIQEVGLPTEKVNVNGGAVALGHPLGCTGAKLTVSLINEMRRQNHQYGMVTMCVGGGMGAAGIFQIFS, encoded by the coding sequence ATCCCGAACGCCGTCATCGTATCCGCTGTACGCACAGCCGTAGGGAAAGCCGGTAGAGGTGCTCTGAAGAACACACGTCCGGACGAACTTGCCGCTGCTGCCCTCCGCGGCACAGTCGAGCGACTCCCACAACTCGATCTGGAGGCGGTGGACGACGTTATCATCGGGTGCGCCACACACGAGGGACCGCAAGGCTATAACCTCGCCCGAATCGCAAGTTTACGCGCTGGGTTTCCGGTTTCCGTGCCTGCCATCACAATCAACCGATTCTGTGCATCGGGTTTAGAAACAATCACGATGGGTGCTGAGCAGATTCTATCCGGACGTGCTGAGGTGGTTATCGCTGGTGGTGTAGAGAGTATGAGTCAGGTACCGTTCGGTGTGAACCTCTCGCCGAACCCAGCACTCATAGAACACGCACCCGATGCCTATCTCAGCATGGGTTTGACGGCTGAAAATCTGGCGCGGAAATATAGTATATCTCGTGACGCACAAGATGCTTATGCTTATCAGAGCCACCGCAAGGCAATCGCCGCGATTGATTCGGGTAAATTCCAAAAAGAAATTGTCCCGCTCAAGATAGAAGAGACACACTTTAACTCAGCAGAAACGCCTGAAACTGTGCGTACTGTTTTTGATATCGATGAAGGACCGCGTCGGGATACTTCATCAGAGGCGTTGGCATCGCTCAAGCCTGTTTTTCATAAAGACGGTACAGTGACGGCTGGTAATGCCTCGCAGATGAGCGACGCTGCTGCCGCTGTCGTCCTGATGTCTGAGGCACGCGCGAAAGCGGAAGGTTACGAACCCTTAGTCCGTTTCGTCAGTTACGCGACAGCCGGTGTTCCTCCTGAAATCATGGGGATCGGACCCGTGCCCGCAATCCCAAAGGCACTCACATCCGCAGGACTCACTTTAGCGGATATAGATATTATAGAACTCAACGAAGCATTTGCCGTGCAAGCCTTGTCTGTAATTCAAGAGGTGGGATTGCCGACTGAAAAGGTAAACGTCAATGGGGGTGCAGTCGCTCTGGGACATCCACTCGGTTGCACTGGCGCGAAACTCACGGTAAGCCTGATTAATGAGATGCGTAGGCAAAATCACCAATACGGTATGGTAACAATGTGTGTCGGCGGAGGCATGGGTGCCGCCGGTATTTTTCAGATTTTTTCTTAA
- the tmk gene encoding dTMP kinase, with translation MARRGIFITFEGVEGSGKTTQAQRLATALGSNVLLTREPGGPPIAERIRDIFLTSEGITPMTELLLIAAARAQHVQELIHPALAANQIVISDRFIDASVAYQGYRGGIDLAFIHQLNRIATGGLTPDITFILDLPPEIGLSRQQQGGAHRDRLDREALELHRKVREGYLSVAKANPHRVKLIDATQSPDVVHAEVLAEYQDYAW, from the coding sequence ATGGCACGACGCGGAATTTTCATTACATTTGAAGGCGTAGAAGGCTCTGGCAAGACTACACAGGCACAACGGCTCGCAACCGCCTTGGGCTCAAATGTGCTACTGACCCGTGAACCCGGTGGCCCGCCTATTGCTGAGCGTATTCGCGATATTTTCCTCACATCCGAAGGCATAACGCCGATGACAGAGTTGTTGTTAATCGCTGCCGCACGGGCACAACACGTCCAAGAACTTATACACCCCGCATTGGCAGCGAACCAAATTGTCATATCTGATAGGTTTATTGACGCTTCAGTGGCTTATCAAGGCTACCGTGGCGGCATTGATCTGGCGTTTATTCACCAGTTAAATCGCATTGCCACGGGTGGGTTGACCCCTGACATCACCTTTATTCTCGATCTGCCCCCTGAGATCGGACTATCACGCCAACAGCAAGGGGGGGCGCATCGTGACCGTCTGGACAGAGAGGCGTTGGAATTGCATCGTAAAGTTCGCGAAGGATATCTATCTGTTGCGAAGGCGAACCCACATCGCGTCAAACTGATAGATGCTACGCAGTCTCCAGATGTTGTCCACGCCGAGGTCTTAGCCGAATATCAAGATTACGCATGGTAA
- the holB gene encoding DNA polymerase III subunit delta', with product MQNPVIGHQHIIEQLQRTVASDRIAGAYLFVGRTGVGKEMVARYFAQLIFCQQDAQPPTVCGTCLACRKVDSGNHPDLQFIRPEGSLLRIGQIRELQKQIIYEPLEASRKVYILTDVERMNAEAENCLLKTLEEPPASSVLILLTSNIQVLLPTTRSRCQILQFHPMPTQELVAVLTDRFSVTPEQATTLAIAAGGAIGKAITQLEKGGALTEEIPEILKETDLLAAFRLAENFKDNPETLDSLVTWYRDLLFLQQGAPLELITHIHSVEELQTLVPHYSHLRIQQAIQIVFDTKSLIENTNTNATLALEVMCLKLLK from the coding sequence ATGCAAAACCCAGTCATTGGACATCAACATATTATTGAACAACTCCAGCGAACCGTGGCATCGGATCGTATCGCGGGGGCATATCTTTTTGTCGGACGAACGGGTGTTGGAAAAGAGATGGTCGCTCGCTATTTCGCACAGCTGATCTTCTGCCAACAAGACGCACAGCCCCCTACGGTATGCGGAACATGTCTCGCTTGTCGGAAAGTGGATTCTGGAAACCATCCAGATCTACAGTTCATCCGACCTGAAGGCAGCCTACTGCGGATAGGACAAATTCGGGAGTTGCAAAAACAGATTATCTACGAGCCGCTTGAAGCGAGTCGGAAGGTTTACATCTTGACGGACGTGGAGCGGATGAATGCAGAAGCGGAGAACTGCTTGCTTAAAACGCTTGAGGAGCCGCCTGCCTCTTCTGTTTTGATTCTGCTTACGTCGAACATTCAAGTACTGCTGCCAACGACGCGTTCTCGTTGTCAGATCCTCCAATTTCACCCGATGCCGACGCAGGAATTAGTAGCGGTTTTGACGGATAGATTTTCAGTCACGCCGGAGCAGGCGACAACACTTGCAATTGCCGCAGGCGGGGCAATTGGAAAAGCAATCACCCAACTTGAAAAGGGGGGTGCACTTACCGAAGAAATCCCTGAGATCCTCAAGGAGACGGATTTATTGGCTGCTTTTAGGCTCGCCGAGAACTTCAAAGATAATCCTGAAACTTTAGATAGTTTGGTCACATGGTATCGCGACTTACTTTTTTTGCAACAAGGCGCACCACTCGAATTAATAACACATATTCATTCCGTTGAAGAGCTCCAAACACTTGTTCCCCATTATTCTCATCTGCGTATCCAACAAGCCATCCAGATCGTTTTTGATACCAAATCCCTTATCGAAAATACAAACACAAACGCCACCTTGGCTTTGGAAGTGATGTGTTTAAAATTATTGAAGTAG
- the ilvD gene encoding dihydroxy-acid dehydratase — protein MSNKLKPRSYAITDGPDRAAARTMLMFGNGGLAPEDLDKPIIGVANTWIEIGPCNFHLRRLAAKVKEGIRAAGGTPLEFNTVSISDGITMGTEGMKTSLISREIIADSIELVSIGNMFDAVVALCGCDKTVPGTVMALARLDIPSLTLYGGSIMPGKFQGRDVTIQDVFEAVGQHAEGTITVEELDDLISKGCPGPGACGGQFTANTMATAVEMLGIAPMGSGSVPAVVEDKDNEAYKAGQLIIDMLAADRRPSQIITRKSLENAITSVAATAGSTNGVLHLLAIAHEAQVPITLEDFHAISQRTPVLADLKPGGQFVANDLYEAGGIPFLAKRMAEAGLLHTDELTVTGKTIGEEANASTETEGQVVVRPVDAPLKPTGGFAILRGNLAPDGCVLKLAGQDKTLHRGPARIFEREEDTFAAIKGGEIKPGDVVVIRYEGPTGGPGMREMLGVTAAIVGAGLSEDVALLTDGRFSGATHGFMICHVAPEAAKGGPLAIIQEGDEIVIDAKARKLDVQLSDAEIQARFEQWTPPEPLYTRGVMAKYANAVSSASQGAVTG, from the coding sequence ATGTCCAATAAATTGAAACCCCGAAGTTATGCGATTACCGATGGTCCCGACCGCGCCGCCGCACGCACGATGCTCATGTTCGGCAACGGTGGACTCGCGCCAGAGGACCTTGACAAACCAATTATCGGGGTTGCCAATACATGGATCGAGATCGGACCTTGTAACTTTCACCTGAGACGGCTCGCCGCCAAGGTCAAAGAAGGAATTCGCGCCGCGGGCGGTACGCCTCTTGAATTCAACACTGTTAGCATTTCTGATGGCATTACCATGGGCACCGAAGGCATGAAAACCTCGCTCATCAGTCGAGAAATCATCGCTGATTCCATCGAATTGGTTTCCATCGGGAACATGTTTGATGCCGTCGTAGCGCTCTGTGGATGCGACAAAACCGTTCCCGGCACTGTCATGGCATTGGCGCGGTTAGACATTCCCTCGCTCACACTTTATGGCGGTTCAATCATGCCGGGCAAGTTTCAGGGACGTGATGTCACGATTCAGGACGTATTTGAAGCGGTCGGCCAACATGCGGAAGGCACGATAACTGTTGAGGAACTTGACGACCTGATTAGTAAAGGGTGTCCTGGTCCCGGCGCATGCGGTGGGCAATTTACTGCGAATACGATGGCGACAGCCGTTGAAATGTTAGGTATTGCACCGATGGGAAGCGGGAGCGTTCCTGCTGTCGTCGAGGATAAGGACAATGAGGCGTACAAAGCCGGGCAACTCATCATCGACATGCTCGCTGCTGACCGGCGCCCCAGTCAGATTATCACCCGTAAGTCGCTTGAGAATGCTATTACCTCTGTTGCCGCAACTGCTGGTTCGACCAACGGCGTTCTACACCTCCTCGCTATTGCGCACGAAGCACAGGTCCCGATAACACTTGAAGACTTCCACGCCATTAGTCAAAGAACTCCTGTGTTAGCCGACCTGAAGCCGGGCGGACAGTTTGTCGCGAACGATCTCTATGAAGCGGGAGGTATTCCGTTCTTGGCGAAACGCATGGCGGAGGCGGGTTTGCTTCACACCGACGAACTCACGGTCACAGGTAAAACTATTGGTGAAGAGGCGAATGCATCGACTGAAACCGAGGGACAGGTGGTCGTTAGACCCGTGGATGCACCGCTTAAACCCACAGGTGGTTTTGCTATCTTACGGGGTAACCTCGCGCCCGATGGGTGTGTTCTCAAGTTAGCCGGACAGGACAAAACCCTTCATCGTGGTCCAGCGCGTATCTTTGAGCGTGAAGAGGACACCTTCGCCGCTATTAAAGGTGGGGAGATTAAACCCGGCGACGTGGTTGTTATCCGTTATGAGGGACCCACTGGGGGGCCTGGCATGCGCGAGATGTTGGGCGTAACGGCAGCAATTGTCGGGGCGGGTTTGAGTGAAGATGTCGCCCTTTTAACAGACGGTAGGTTTTCTGGCGCGACACACGGTTTCATGATCTGCCATGTCGCGCCTGAAGCGGCAAAGGGCGGGCCCCTTGCTATCATCCAAGAGGGAGATGAAATCGTCATTGATGCTAAGGCACGCAAGCTTGACGTTCAACTCTCCGACGCGGAAATTCAGGCACGTTTTGAGCAGTGGACACCCCCTGAACCGCTTTATACCCGCGGTGTCATGGCGAAGTACGCAAACGCTGTATCTTCTGCTTCTCAAGGTGCTGTAACAGGATAA